A section of the candidate division WOR-3 bacterium genome encodes:
- a CDS encoding competence/damage-inducible protein A, translating into MLNAQIIIIGNEVLSGRTLDINSNFLAKRLQNLGITLNRITVIGDEKSTIEKTVSYAIEHTDIVLVSGGLGPTPDDQTVASIAKIFKRRLILDESILAKLEMHFQNQNIPMPELAMRQALIPQSAIVLNNPVGTAPGIIIKSGKKSVILLPGVPIELQKIFETGVVPFLTDTYALQPSIELVVRTTNIPETAIVERISDILKKYKDIAVAYLPSITGVDIKITNIRDKKHLSDLTRELSTRLKPYVYVFGEETIEEVVGNLLRKKQLLLSVAESCTGGLIADRITNVPGSSEYFIGGAVVYSNRLKNSICHVRNETLRKFGAVSKETVLEMAKGIKENFGADIGIGVSGIAGPSGQTAQKPIGLVYIGIATKKGQTYEEHHFTGTRRMIKEKSAMAALDLLRRTIETI; encoded by the coding sequence TGAGGTTTTATCAGGCAGGACACTTGATATTAATTCTAACTTCCTTGCTAAGCGTTTGCAAAACTTAGGGATTACATTAAATCGAATTACAGTTATCGGCGATGAGAAATCGACAATCGAAAAAACCGTCTCTTATGCGATTGAACATACCGATATTGTTTTGGTTTCAGGCGGATTAGGACCGACGCCCGATGACCAAACTGTTGCCAGTATCGCAAAAATTTTCAAACGACGCTTAATTTTGGATGAATCGATATTAGCCAAGCTCGAAATGCATTTCCAAAACCAAAACATTCCAATGCCCGAACTGGCAATGAGACAAGCACTAATACCCCAATCCGCAATCGTTTTAAATAATCCAGTGGGTACAGCTCCAGGGATTATCATAAAATCCGGTAAAAAATCAGTTATTCTGCTTCCTGGAGTTCCAATTGAATTACAGAAAATATTTGAAACCGGTGTTGTGCCTTTTCTTACGGATACCTATGCTTTACAACCATCAATTGAGTTAGTTGTTAGGACGACAAATATACCGGAAACAGCCATTGTTGAGAGAATATCAGATATCTTAAAAAAATATAAAGATATTGCCGTTGCATATCTACCATCAATCACCGGCGTTGATATAAAAATAACAAATATCCGAGACAAAAAACATTTGTCAGATTTGACCCGTGAATTATCAACACGACTTAAACCATATGTTTATGTATTTGGCGAAGAGACTATTGAGGAAGTGGTAGGGAATCTTTTAAGAAAAAAACAACTTTTGTTGAGTGTTGCTGAATCATGCACAGGTGGCTTAATCGCAGACCGGATTACTAATGTTCCTGGTAGTTCCGAATATTTTATTGGAGGTGCGGTCGTCTATAGCAATAGACTAAAGAATTCAATATGTCATGTACGAAATGAAACTTTAAGAAAATTTGGTGCGGTGAGTAAAGAGACGGTTTTAGAAATGGCAAAAGGCATCAAAGAAAATTTTGGTGCGGATATCGGTATTGGTGTATCCGGTATTGCTGGTCCATCAGGACAAACTGCACAAAAGCCAATTGGATTAGTCTATATTGGTATTGCCACGAAAAAAGGACAGACTTACGAAGAACATCATTTTACGGGAACAAGACGGATGATAAAAGAAAAATCAGCAATGGCAGCATTGGATTTACTTCGCCGGACCATTGAAACTATTTGA
- a CDS encoding RNA 2',3'-cyclic phosphodiesterase: AKVESTLAEIGYKPEERRFHPHLTVGRIKERIDGNKIFTTQYKSEVFLVNSIILFKSTLMPEGPIYEKLQEFSFKV; this comes from the coding sequence GCGAAAGTTGAATCGACATTAGCGGAAATCGGCTACAAACCTGAAGAACGACGGTTTCATCCCCATCTAACAGTTGGGCGAATTAAAGAAAGAATTGACGGTAATAAAATTTTTACAACTCAATATAAAAGTGAAGTATTTTTAGTTAACTCAATAATATTATTTAAAAGCACCTTAATGCCAGAAGGACCAATTTACGAAAAACTGCAGGAATTTTCTTTTAAGGTTTGA
- a CDS encoding valine--tRNA ligase yields the protein MDFPKRYEPKQIEKYWYKFWESQGYFTPNLKSQKPRFCIVIPPPNITGVLHMGHALNSTLQDIIIRFKKLQGYETLWLPGVDHASIATHNQIEKLLAKQGKTRFDIGREEFLKLAWEWKEKHANIILEQLKSLGAACDWTRTRFTMDAKLSRAVREAFVQYYEKGLIYKAYYIINWCPRCHTSISDLEVKYKETATKLWYIKYPLKPDNKEPIAKDYIVVATTRPETMLGDTAVAVNPNDERYKSLIGKEVLLPLANRIIPIIGETTVDVEFGTGAVKVTPAHDPVDFEIGNRHKLEFVKIIDEDAKITDKAPLKYQGLSREKARELIVADLSAQGYLEKVEDYTHRVGTCVRCETLIEPLVSLQWFLKTKPLAEPAIKKVEDQSIRFYPERWTKVYLDWMYNIRDWCISRQLWWGHRIPAFYCDDCNNLMVTREDPKECDRCHSKNIRQDEDILDTWFSSALWPFSTLGWPDDTEDLRQFYPTNLLSTDPDIIFLWVARMIMSGLEFIKDIPFRDVYIHSTVLAETGERMSRSKGIGVDPLLLIDKYGACALRFTLAYLETESQSYRFWEKKVELGRNFANKIWNAGRLISMYLEISEAVKNLDESYSLTSLWSVIQNPIDIWIFTKYIKTVETVTSALERYAYAQAASALYTFFWDDFCDWYLETCKIRLKDKETIILAVLRKLFQEILILLHPFMPFLTEELWHRFNFQPGSSILDAAWPEIDDTTKQTLAKQSDAIRFFDALQDLIKGIRNIRAEMNIANDKKVICLINTSDKALREYLLSEIPSKIIKELGRVSKIEPSEDRPAQSSVIIMKDLEVYIPLTGLINFEKERKRLENELQTVQRELDKINSLLTNDDFLTKAKPLVVERERERKLKYEDKIKRLRAAIASLV from the coding sequence ATGGATTTTCCGAAAAGATATGAACCAAAACAGATTGAAAAATATTGGTATAAATTCTGGGAAAGTCAGGGATATTTTACTCCGAATTTAAAAAGTCAAAAACCGAGATTCTGTATAGTAATTCCGCCACCTAATATTACGGGTGTTTTACATATGGGGCACGCCTTAAATAGCACGCTTCAAGATATTATTATTCGTTTCAAAAAATTACAAGGTTATGAAACATTATGGTTACCTGGAGTTGACCACGCCAGTATCGCTACTCATAATCAAATTGAAAAATTGTTAGCTAAACAAGGTAAAACCCGATTTGATATTGGACGAGAAGAATTTTTGAAACTGGCTTGGGAATGGAAGGAAAAACATGCCAATATTATATTAGAACAATTAAAATCCTTAGGTGCTGCTTGCGATTGGACGCGTACAAGATTTACCATGGATGCGAAATTGTCCCGTGCAGTGCGAGAAGCCTTTGTTCAGTATTATGAAAAGGGTCTAATTTATAAAGCATATTATATTATTAATTGGTGTCCACGGTGTCATACTTCGATTTCGGATTTAGAGGTGAAGTATAAAGAAACGGCAACTAAACTTTGGTATATCAAATATCCCTTAAAGCCAGACAATAAAGAGCCAATAGCGAAAGATTATATTGTTGTCGCAACTACTCGACCGGAAACGATGCTTGGTGACACCGCAGTTGCAGTTAATCCTAATGACGAAAGGTATAAATCTTTAATTGGGAAAGAGGTCCTTTTACCTTTAGCCAATAGAATTATTCCCATTATTGGTGAAACCACTGTTGATGTAGAATTCGGAACCGGTGCGGTAAAAGTTACACCGGCGCATGACCCAGTCGATTTTGAAATTGGTAATAGACATAAGTTAGAATTTGTGAAGATTATCGATGAGGATGCCAAAATAACTGATAAAGCACCCTTAAAATATCAAGGATTAAGTCGAGAAAAAGCAAGAGAATTAATTGTCGCAGACTTATCTGCGCAAGGATATTTAGAAAAAGTTGAAGATTATACTCATCGTGTCGGCACATGCGTTCGTTGTGAAACACTTATTGAACCGTTAGTGTCTTTACAATGGTTTTTGAAAACAAAACCTTTGGCTGAACCAGCGATAAAAAAAGTAGAAGACCAATCAATAAGATTTTATCCTGAACGTTGGACTAAAGTCTATTTAGATTGGATGTATAATATTCGGGATTGGTGTATTTCTCGCCAACTTTGGTGGGGACATCGGATTCCGGCTTTTTATTGTGATGACTGTAATAACTTAATGGTTACGCGCGAAGACCCTAAAGAATGTGATAGATGTCATAGTAAAAATATTAGACAAGATGAAGATATTTTAGACACCTGGTTCTCTTCTGCCCTTTGGCCTTTTTCAACTTTAGGCTGGCCTGACGATACGGAAGATTTGAGACAATTCTATCCTACTAATCTGCTATCAACCGATCCGGACATTATCTTCTTATGGGTCGCGCGGATGATTATGTCAGGATTAGAATTTATCAAGGATATTCCATTCCGAGATGTATATATTCATTCCACAGTGCTAGCTGAAACCGGAGAGCGAATGAGTCGTTCTAAAGGTATTGGTGTTGACCCGCTGTTATTGATTGATAAATACGGTGCTTGTGCTTTACGATTTACCTTGGCGTATTTAGAAACCGAAAGTCAGAGTTATCGGTTCTGGGAGAAAAAAGTGGAATTAGGAAGAAATTTTGCCAACAAGATTTGGAATGCAGGCAGATTAATAAGTATGTACTTAGAAATTAGCGAAGCGGTTAAAAATTTAGATGAAAGTTATTCGTTAACTTCGCTTTGGTCAGTAATTCAAAATCCAATAGATATCTGGATTTTTACGAAATACATTAAGACCGTAGAGACCGTAACGAGTGCTTTAGAACGCTACGCTTATGCCCAAGCTGCGAGTGCGCTCTATACATTTTTTTGGGACGATTTTTGTGATTGGTATCTGGAGACTTGTAAAATTCGTCTTAAAGATAAGGAAACAATAATCTTGGCTGTCCTCCGTAAACTTTTTCAAGAAATTCTTATTTTACTCCACCCGTTTATGCCCTTCTTAACTGAAGAGTTGTGGCATCGGTTTAATTTCCAACCAGGCTCAAGCATATTAGATGCCGCATGGCCAGAGATTGATGACACCACAAAACAAACACTTGCGAAACAATCTGATGCTATTCGATTTTTTGATGCGCTTCAAGATTTAATTAAGGGAATTCGCAACATCCGTGCAGAAATGAATATTGCAAATGATAAAAAAGTTATTTGTTTAATAAATACCAGTGATAAGGCACTTAGAGAGTATTTGCTTTCTGAAATTCCAAGTAAAATAATCAAAGAACTTGGTAGGGTATCGAAGATTGAACCTTCTGAAGACAGACCCGCCCAATCCTCGGTAATTATTATGAAAGATTTAGAAGTTTATATTCCTTTAACCGGCTTGATTAATTTTGAAAAGGAAAGAAAACGTTTAGAGAATGAATTACAAACCGTGCAAAGAGAACTTGATAAAATTAATAGTCTACTCACTAACGATGATTTCTTAACTAAAGCTAAACCATTAGTGGTGGAACGAGAACGGGAACGAAAACTAAAGTATGAAGATAAAATTAAAAGACTAAGAGCCGCAATCGCATCATTGGTATAA